Proteins found in one Plectropomus leopardus isolate mb chromosome 9, YSFRI_Pleo_2.0, whole genome shotgun sequence genomic segment:
- the lrrtm2 gene encoding leucine-rich repeat transmembrane neuronal protein 2, protein MGFHSRWPLVGPAPAALCLCVISMLLVCLLPPASCTTCPQKCRCEDLQFYCDTQGLQAPPDGVDKGALGLSLRHNSITELSPDQFYGFSQLTWLHLDHNQITTVQEDAFQGLYKLKDLNLSSNRITKLPNTTFIHLINLQILDLSFNQMTALEPELFHGLRKLQILHLRSNLLRTTPVRAFWDCRSLEYLGLSSNRLRSLARNGFAGLIKLKELHLEHNQLTKINLAHFPRLVALQFLYLQWNKISNLTCGMEWTWTTLEKLDLTGNEIRVLTSDVFQTLPNLKILLLDNNKLSSLDPQVMDMWQSLGTIGLSSNLWECTKRICSLATWLSTFKGRWEHSILCHSPEYAQGEEILDAVYGFQLCQNFSAPVVQTISTTTDATVAAEFTSSLFGIMQPTPTQDYAEDFGSFTTVTTTTTTTTTPRTAQATTATLEEAAVTEDFSAMDNTVMTHRVIIGTMALLFSFFFIIFVVYISRKCCPPTLRRIRHCSAIQNRRQMRTQQRQPMADLATQVPYNEYEPSHEEGALVIINGYGQCKCQQLPYKECEV, encoded by the exons ATGG GTTTCCATTCAAGGTGGCCATTGGTGGGACCTGCACCAGcggctctgtgtctgtgtgtgatcaGCATGCTCCTGGTGTGCCTGCTGCCTCCTGCATCGTGCACAACCTGCCCTCAAAAATGCCGCTGTGAGGACCTGCAGTTCTACTGCGACACCCAGGGGCTTCAAGCTCCCCCAGATGGTGTGGACAAGGGGGCCCTGGGGTTGTCACTACGCCACAACAGCATCACTGAGCTCAGCCCTGATCAATTCTATGGCTTCAGCCAGCTCACCTGGCTACACCTAGACCACAATCAGATTACAACAGTACAAGAGGATGCCTTTCAAGGGCTCTACAAGCTGAAGGACCTCAATCTGAGCTCCAATCGTATCACCAAGTTGCCCAACACAACCTTCATCCACCTCATCAATCTCCAGATACTGGACCTGTCCTTCAATCAGATGACTGCACTGGAACCAGAACTGTTTCATGGACTGAGGAAGCTCCAGATACTCCACCTTCGCTCCAATTTACTTCGCACCACACCTGTCCGAGCATTCTGGGACTGCCGCAGCCTGGAATATCTGGGCCTCAGCAGCAACCGTCTACGGAGCCTGGCCCGGAATGGATTTGCTGGGCTCATTAAGCTTAAAGAGCTCCACTTGGAGCACAATCAGCTGACCAAGATCAACTTGGCCCATTTCCCTCGCCTTGTTGCTCTCCAGTTTCTTTATCTGCAGTGGAATAAAATCAGCAACTTAACATGTGGCATGGAGTGGACCTGGACCACTTTAGAGAAGCTGGACCTCACGGGAAATGAGATTCGAGTCCTGACATCTGATGTGTTTCAAACGctgccaaatttaaagattttGCTGCTGGATAACAACAAACTGAGCAGTCTGGATCCCCAAGTCATGGATATGTGGCAGTCTCTGGGTACCATTGGGCTGTCTAGCAACCTTTGGGAATGTACCAAAAGGATTTGCTCTCTGGCCACTTGGCTAAGCACCTTTAAGGGAAGGTGGGAACATTCCATTCTCTGCCATAGTCCTGAATATGCCCAAGGTGAGGAGATACTGGATGCTGTCTATGGATTCCAGCTTTGCCAGAATTTTTCAGCGCCGGTTGTTCAGACCATTAGTACAACCACAGACGCTACTGTAGCTGCAGAGTTCACAAGCTCTTTGTTTGGAATTATGCAGCCGACCCCCACGCAGGACTATGCAGAGGATTTTGGGAGCTTTACCACAGTCACCActacaacaaccacaacaacaacaccacgCACTGCTCAAGCAACTACTGCTACATTAGAAGAGGCAGCTGTAACGGAGGACTTCTCTGCAATGGACAACACTGTTATGACTCACAGGGTCATCATTGGAACTATGGCCCTtctattttcattctttttcatcattttcgtTGTGTATATCTCACGGAAGTGCTGCCCTCCCACCCTGCGCCGGATACGCCACTGTTCGGCAATTCAGAACCGCAGACAGATGAGGACCCAGCAGCGGCAGCCTATGGCAGATCTAGCTACACAGGTACCCTATAATGAGTATGAGCCCAGCCATGAAGAAGGGGCACTCGTGATCATTAACGGCTACGGGCAGTGCAAGTGTCAGCAACTGCCTTACAAAGAGTGTGAAGTATGA